In Limnobaculum parvum, one DNA window encodes the following:
- a CDS encoding methylated-DNA--[protein]-cysteine S-methyltransferase gives MYHLLYLSPVGQLRIVADDIALRQLWLPNEVESRRPENTWVENAHHPIISQVVETLSDYFAGKKVDFNAIPCQPEGSEFQKSVWHQLKSIDYAKVVSYGDIAAAINKPKGAQAVGGAVGANPIAIILPCHRVMGKNNSLTGYSGGLHVKKALLELEGIPYKENKR, from the coding sequence ATGTATCATCTGCTCTATCTCTCCCCTGTTGGCCAATTGCGCATCGTGGCGGACGATATTGCTCTGCGTCAGCTTTGGTTACCCAATGAGGTGGAGAGCCGCAGACCAGAAAATACATGGGTTGAAAACGCCCATCATCCTATTATCAGTCAAGTCGTTGAAACCCTCTCCGATTATTTTGCCGGTAAGAAAGTCGATTTCAACGCAATCCCTTGTCAGCCGGAAGGCTCTGAGTTTCAAAAAAGCGTCTGGCATCAGCTAAAATCCATCGATTACGCAAAAGTCGTTAGCTATGGTGATATTGCCGCCGCGATCAATAAACCGAAAGGTGCACAGGCCGTAGGTGGTGCTGTGGGCGCTAATCCTATTGCCATTATTCTTCCCTGTCATCGAGTAATGGGAAAAAATAATTCGCTAACCGGATACTCTGGTGGTTTACACGTAAAAAAAGCGTTGTTGGAGCTGGAAGGTATTCCCTATAAAGAGAATAAGCGTTAA
- a CDS encoding arginine ABC transporter substrate-binding protein has protein sequence MKKVVAILLLACASLAAQAAGPIRFASSATYPPFEFMDKDNTITGFDLDLAKALCKEMKTECTYSNHAFDSLIPALKFRRYDAIISGMDITAERSKQVLFSQPYYANSAVLIVRKGTLTSVDQMKGKKVGMENGSTHQKYMNEKHPEIKTVPYDSYQTAVIDLKNGRLDAVFGDTAAVNEWLKTSPELVTLGEHITDPAYFGAGLGIAVQQDNAELMNKINTALDAIKKDGTYQQISHKWFPQ, from the coding sequence ATGAAGAAAGTTGTAGCCATTCTATTATTAGCCTGTGCCTCATTAGCTGCACAGGCTGCGGGTCCCATTCGTTTTGCCTCATCTGCAACTTACCCTCCGTTTGAATTTATGGATAAAGACAACACTATCACAGGCTTTGATCTCGATCTGGCTAAAGCGCTGTGCAAAGAGATGAAAACAGAGTGTACATATTCTAATCACGCATTTGATAGCCTGATCCCTGCCCTGAAATTTCGTCGTTATGATGCGATAATTTCCGGTATGGATATCACGGCTGAACGTAGTAAGCAGGTTCTGTTCAGCCAACCTTACTATGCTAACTCTGCGGTTCTCATTGTGCGTAAAGGTACCCTTACCTCAGTTGATCAAATGAAAGGTAAAAAAGTGGGTATGGAGAATGGTTCCACCCACCAAAAGTACATGAATGAAAAGCATCCTGAAATTAAAACCGTTCCTTATGACAGCTACCAGACCGCAGTTATCGACCTGAAGAATGGTCGTCTGGATGCGGTATTTGGCGATACTGCCGCAGTGAATGAATGGTTGAAAACCAGCCCTGAACTCGTCACTCTGGGGGAGCACATTACCGATCCTGCCTACTTTGGTGCTGGTTTAGGTATTGCTGTGCAGCAGGACAACGCTGAACTCATGAATAAAATCAACACGGCGCTAGACGCGATAAAGAAAGACGGTACCTATCAGCAAATCAGTCATAAATGGTTTCCACAGTAA
- the bla gene encoding class A beta-lactamase: protein MTKNILRKNMLAVAAFVPFITFSAPLLAVTTSETLTIQHNLADLEKSTGGRLGVVLINTADNSRIAYRGDERFPMCSTSKMMVVSGVLKQSEVQKDLLNKQVDIRESDLVNYNPITEKRLNTKMSLAELSAATLQYSDNAAMNKLIAQLGGTKKATAFARSIGDTAFRLDRTEPTLNTAIPGDKRDTTTPLAMAASLQKLTLGDALAAPQRAQLVEWLKGNTTGAASIRAGLPAEWVVGDKTGSGSYGTTNDIAVIWPKDKAPLILVTYFTQNDKEAESRREVLASAAKIVTQGL, encoded by the coding sequence ATGACTAAAAATATCCTACGTAAAAACATGCTGGCAGTGGCGGCTTTTGTACCTTTTATTACTTTTTCTGCACCTCTGCTGGCGGTTACAACAAGCGAGACTTTGACAATTCAGCATAATCTGGCCGATTTGGAAAAAAGTACCGGCGGACGATTGGGCGTAGTATTGATTAACACCGCAGATAATTCACGCATTGCTTATCGCGGTGATGAGCGTTTTCCGATGTGTAGTACCAGCAAGATGATGGTAGTTTCAGGTGTGTTAAAGCAGAGCGAAGTACAGAAAGATCTTTTGAACAAACAGGTAGATATTCGAGAATCGGATTTGGTTAACTATAATCCGATTACTGAAAAGCGGTTGAATACAAAAATGAGTTTAGCGGAGCTAAGCGCTGCGACATTGCAATACAGTGATAATGCGGCAATGAACAAGCTGATAGCGCAATTAGGTGGAACGAAAAAAGCTACCGCCTTTGCACGTTCTATCGGTGATACAGCGTTTCGTCTGGATCGTACTGAGCCAACGCTAAATACCGCGATTCCCGGTGATAAACGCGACACCACAACACCATTAGCGATGGCTGCCAGTCTGCAAAAATTGACGCTGGGCGATGCGCTTGCTGCACCGCAGCGTGCTCAACTGGTGGAGTGGTTAAAAGGGAATACTACTGGAGCCGCCAGTATTCGTGCTGGTCTGCCTGCTGAATGGGTCGTCGGTGATAAAACGGGTAGCGGTTCCTATGGCACAACTAACGATATAGCGGTTATTTGGCCAAAGGATAAAGCACCATTAATTCTGGTCACTTACTTTACCCAGAATGACAAAGAGGCAGAATCCCGTAGAGAAGTTTTGGCATCGGCAGCCAAAATCGTTACACAGGGCCTCTGA